A segment of the Caldalkalibacillus thermarum genome:
GTTACTTGAAAACGACCATTTGGATGGTGTTTGTCAAGAGCGAGAGCGGTCATGCGTATACAAACCTTAATACTTTACTCCTTCGGAGTAGCTAGCTCTAGTTTTTCATAGAACTTTTTACACTACCGTCATTTAGATGGGTGACTTTAATCTATTATTTATTCTTGTCTAGATTTACTTTAGGCCAAAAATTTATTCTTGTCTGTGAGTACGATCACAGATATTGAGAATCATTATCATATATATTCTACTTCAGGAAATGATAATCTTTATATCTGGTTTTATATTTAACCGCTAAGTCAATATGAAGTATATCCGTTTGATCATGATTTATGCCTGCTTATGATCAGCGCTGTGGTTATTGGTTGTCAGCAGGAGATGAACGTTTCCACCTTTTGGTCAGACCTGTACGCTGAGTGAAACAATTGAGAATACTCTAATGCCTAGCGGAGCGAATGAAGAAGATTCGCCAAGGCCATTTGGATGCGGTCATATGAATATGGGTGACATGTTGAATGTGACACTCTCCGCGCCATTGAAGCAATTAAAGGAAGAACATGTTCCGTTGAGAAAAGCGATGGATGTATTTTATGCAACAGCCCAACGAAGAAAACGTGCTTTTTCCAATGGCTGAACGCATGTTGACAACGGAAGAAAAAGAGAAATTGCAACAGCAGTTTCAGTAACTAGTGTTTTGATCGGTAAAAAATGGGGTATCTTCTTACGTAAGCAAGGATACCCCATTAATTTTGGAGTGACACGCAGCGGAGGAGTTACTATGAGGTGTTAAATCCAAAGGAGTAGTGGAACAATGAAACTGAAACCGGGTCAAGTTTTGTTTCATCAAGGCGACACAGGCTCCCTTTATCACCTTAAAGAGGGCTTGCTTAAAATTGTCCGTGTGAAGGAGGATGGCACCTCCACACTGGTCAACCTGATTCTTCCGGGGGAAATTTTTCCCCATCATTCATTGTTGACACAAAAGGAGTATTTTGGCACCGCGGTTGCCCTTCTCAATAGTGAAGTGGAGATCATCACCAGTGACAGCTGGTATCACGAGCTGGACCAAAACCCGGAGCGCCTGAAAGAGATTGCTTTGGTGTTGCAGGAAAAATTAAGGATGATGCAGCAGCGGATTGACCAGCTGACGGCGGTGAAACCAGCGGAACGGTTTGAGCTAGCAGAACGGTGGTTCAGGCGTCATTTTCCCCATTTAGTGCTGGCCGATGTGCTCAACCAGGAAGAAATCGGCCAGTTCATCGGTGTGCGGCGTGAGACGGTCAACCGCTTGCTCAGGAAGCGTTGCCGTCCATAGCTCCCTAGAAAGTTGGGTGTGACTGCTGTCACAATTTGTTCAAGGAACGGCCTGAATCAGTGACAGATATCACTGTAACAAGCGAAGCGGGCCTTTAAAGTTTTAGATAGCTAAGAGACATGAGATAATAGAGGGAAAACAATCCTCATCGGGAGGAATTTATGGTGGAGCATACCAAAACTTTTTATCGTGATACCACTGAGTTTGAGGGGCGGACAATTAACATTCAAGGGCCGGTTACGCATGAAGAGCTTAAGGGTTATGATTTTCATGAAGGTTTAACGGCTTTCAGGCCGCCTGAACAGCAGTATAAAGCCTTG
Coding sequences within it:
- a CDS encoding Crp/Fnr family transcriptional regulator, whose translation is MKLKPGQVLFHQGDTGSLYHLKEGLLKIVRVKEDGTSTLVNLILPGEIFPHHSLLTQKEYFGTAVALLNSEVEIITSDSWYHELDQNPERLKEIALVLQEKLRMMQQRIDQLTAVKPAERFELAERWFRRHFPHLVLADVLNQEEIGQFIGVRRETVNRLLRKRCRP